A part of Caldicellulosiruptor owensensis OL genomic DNA contains:
- the uvrC gene encoding excinuclease ABC subunit UvrC translates to MLFEEKLSNLPTSPGVYIMKDENGNVIYVGKAVNLRNRVRQYFQNSSDMPPKTRLMVKKIKDLDYIVTDNEIEALILECNLIKEYRPKYNVLLRDDKNYQYIKITNEMFPRLVTTRKVEKDGSRYFGPYVSGYSVKQTVELLKSLFMLRTCKKKFPDQLGKGRPCLNFHIEKCLGVCKGDVSEEEYQKLVSKAVKVLSGKGDEVVEELKAKMFEYAENLMFEKAQEIKNKLSSLEQIITKQKVIYADDRSEDVINFAKDHTHIAIVVLIIRNGKLINKEEFVLKADEDTFERFLEQYYSDVVSLPKEIIVPNTVENAENIEKMIEKLYGFKVKVIVPKQGEKKQLLDMAKKNAEISLANRQKVDDVYAEALLTLKNILGLENEIEKIESYDISNIAGADNVGTLVVFEDGRFNKEYYRKFKIKGFEGQDDIRSIKEVLTRRFTNLEKHGRIPDLILIDGGQNQVNAVLEVLNALGFSIPVAGMVKDDRHKTKDLIYNGKELAIQEYPLVFKLIYAIQEETHRFAVKFHREVRKKHLYESILDEIEGIGEKRKLKLFRVFGSIDNLRKASIEEIVKAAEIPYEVALKIKEKIGV, encoded by the coding sequence ATGTTGTTTGAAGAAAAGCTTTCTAATCTTCCGACATCACCAGGGGTTTATATAATGAAAGACGAAAATGGAAATGTTATATATGTTGGTAAGGCTGTAAACCTGCGAAATAGGGTCAGACAGTATTTTCAAAATTCATCAGACATGCCGCCAAAGACAAGGCTCATGGTAAAAAAAATAAAAGACCTTGACTATATTGTGACAGACAACGAGATAGAAGCCTTGATCTTAGAGTGCAACCTTATAAAAGAATACAGGCCAAAGTACAATGTTCTGTTGAGAGATGACAAAAACTACCAGTATATAAAGATAACAAACGAGATGTTTCCACGGCTTGTGACAACAAGAAAGGTTGAAAAGGACGGCAGCCGATATTTTGGTCCATATGTCAGTGGGTATTCTGTAAAGCAGACGGTGGAGCTACTCAAAAGCCTTTTTATGCTCAGGACTTGCAAGAAAAAGTTCCCTGACCAGCTTGGCAAAGGCAGACCCTGCCTTAACTTTCATATAGAAAAATGTCTTGGTGTGTGCAAGGGAGATGTTTCTGAAGAAGAATACCAAAAGTTAGTTAGCAAGGCTGTAAAGGTTTTGAGCGGAAAAGGCGATGAGGTTGTTGAAGAGCTCAAAGCAAAGATGTTTGAATATGCCGAAAATCTAATGTTTGAAAAGGCGCAGGAGATAAAAAATAAACTATCAAGTCTTGAGCAAATAATCACAAAACAGAAAGTCATTTATGCGGATGACAGAAGTGAAGATGTTATAAACTTCGCAAAAGACCACACACACATTGCAATTGTTGTGCTGATTATCAGAAATGGCAAACTTATAAACAAGGAAGAGTTTGTTTTGAAAGCCGATGAGGACACATTTGAGAGATTTTTAGAGCAGTACTACTCTGATGTTGTATCGCTACCAAAGGAAATCATTGTTCCGAATACAGTAGAAAACGCTGAGAATATTGAAAAAATGATTGAAAAGCTTTATGGTTTCAAAGTGAAAGTAATCGTTCCTAAACAGGGTGAGAAAAAACAGCTTCTTGACATGGCAAAAAAGAACGCGGAGATTTCTCTTGCAAACAGACAAAAAGTAGATGATGTATATGCTGAAGCGCTTTTGACGTTAAAAAATATCCTTGGACTTGAAAATGAAATTGAAAAGATTGAAAGCTACGATATTTCCAATATTGCAGGTGCTGACAATGTAGGGACTCTTGTTGTTTTTGAGGATGGAAGGTTCAATAAAGAGTATTACAGGAAGTTCAAGATAAAAGGATTTGAGGGCCAGGATGATATAAGAAGCATCAAAGAGGTTTTAACAAGAAGATTTACGAACTTAGAAAAACATGGGCGAATTCCTGATTTGATATTGATAGATGGCGGGCAAAATCAGGTCAATGCTGTATTAGAAGTTTTAAATGCTTTGGGATTTTCTATTCCTGTTGCTGGCATGGTAAAGGATGATAGACACAAAACAAAAGATTTGATTTACAATGGTAAAGAATTGGCTATTCAAGAGTATCCACTGGTATTTAAGCTCATATATGCTATTCAAGAGGAGACTCACAGATTTGCAGTGAAGTTCCACCGAGAAGTTAGAAAGAAGCATCTGTATGAGTCGATCTTAGATGAAATAGAAGGAATAGGAGAAAAGCGAAAACTTAAATTATTTAGAGTTTTTGGTTCAATTGACAATTTGCGAAAGGCAAGCATTGAAGAAATTGTAAAAGCTGCTGAGATTCCATATGAAGTTGCTCTTAAAATAAAAGAAAAAATTGGAGTATAG
- the hprK gene encoding HPr(Ser) kinase/phosphatase encodes MFYTTVGKMIKELNLECLTEIKGIEERKIKDMNLNRPALQLLGFFEYFDEQRVQIIGISEMAYLRTMTPAQRRNAIERLFQRNIPCVIITSNQEPFEEFLEFSKKYGVPLLRTQEVTTRFMTNLSTFLTHELAPRITRHGTLVNVYGEGVLMLGESGVGKSETALELVKRGHILVADDAVEIRKVSEKTLVGEAPEIIRHLIEIRGIGILDVKNLFGVGCVKDSERIDLVIQLETWKQGKEYERLGLHDQYIEILGIKIPTLVIPVRPGRNLAIIVEVAAMNNRQKKMGYNAAKALTERLQKQMSRGNGAK; translated from the coding sequence TTGTTTTACACAACAGTTGGCAAAATGATAAAAGAGCTTAATCTGGAGTGTTTAACAGAAATTAAAGGAATTGAGGAAAGAAAAATAAAAGATATGAACTTAAATAGACCGGCTTTACAGCTTTTAGGATTTTTTGAGTATTTTGATGAGCAGAGAGTTCAGATAATAGGAATTTCTGAGATGGCATATTTGAGGACTATGACACCTGCGCAGCGAAGAAATGCAATTGAGAGACTTTTTCAGCGAAATATCCCGTGTGTAATTATTACCTCAAACCAGGAACCCTTTGAAGAATTTTTGGAATTTTCAAAAAAATACGGTGTTCCTCTTCTTCGTACTCAAGAGGTTACAACAAGGTTCATGACAAACTTGAGCACGTTTTTAACACATGAACTTGCACCGAGGATTACTCGACATGGCACTCTTGTAAATGTATATGGTGAAGGTGTTTTGATGCTTGGCGAAAGTGGAGTTGGCAAGAGCGAAACTGCTTTAGAGCTTGTAAAAAGAGGGCACATACTTGTTGCAGACGATGCAGTAGAAATTCGAAAAGTTTCTGAAAAGACACTTGTTGGCGAAGCACCAGAGATTATAAGGCATCTTATCGAGATTAGAGGAATTGGAATTTTAGACGTTAAAAACCTGTTTGGTGTTGGCTGTGTCAAAGACTCTGAAAGAATTGACCTTGTAATTCAACTTGAAACATGGAAACAGGGAAAGGAATATGAACGACTTGGTCTTCATGACCAGTACATAGAGATTTTGGGGATAAAAATACCAACGCTTGTGATTCCTGTTAGACCCGGTAGAAATCTTGCCATCATTGTTGAGGTTGCAGCAATGAACAACAGACAAAAGAAGATGGGCTATAATGCAGCAAAAGCCCTTACAGAAAGGCTTCAAAAACAGATGAGCAGGGGAAATGGAGCTAAATAA
- a CDS encoding MMPL family transporter — translation MRKFGLFIAKHRKLVLIVAVLLLIPSVYGFITTKINYDILTYLPKDLDSTKGQEILDKDFKQAALSMLIVKGNMNISDIQKMKEKISRIDGVEKVIWIDDFLDPTIPKDMLPEVLKTTFYSKDSTLLLIQFSNSASSIETQNAISEIRKVATKQCFLSGMSAIIKDTRDLSDRETPLYVAVAVLFILD, via the coding sequence GTGCGTAAGTTCGGACTTTTTATTGCAAAGCACAGAAAACTTGTATTGATAGTTGCAGTTTTGCTTTTGATACCGTCAGTATATGGTTTTATTACAACAAAGATAAATTATGATATTCTCACATATTTGCCTAAGGATTTAGATTCCACAAAAGGGCAAGAAATACTTGACAAAGATTTCAAGCAAGCTGCACTATCTATGCTCATTGTAAAAGGCAACATGAACATTTCTGATATTCAGAAGATGAAAGAAAAAATTTCAAGGATTGATGGGGTTGAGAAGGTTATCTGGATTGATGACTTTTTAGACCCTACAATTCCAAAAGATATGCTACCGGAAGTGTTAAAGACAACCTTCTATAGCAAAGACTCTACCCTTTTGTTGATTCAGTTCAGTAACTCTGCATCCTCAATAGAAACACAAAATGCAATTTCTGAGATTAGAAAAGTAGCCACAAAACAGTGTTTTTTAAGTGGTATGTCAGCAATAATCAAAGACACCAGAGACCTTTCCGACAGAGAAACTCCTCTTTATGTTGCTGTTGCAGTTTTATTTATACTTGATTAA
- a CDS encoding YhfC family intramembrane metalloprotease: MISNLKIIFMCITLIISVFFPFVLAVIVLKKYSGVLKSILIGALIFFISQIVLRMPVIQILSKQNYFIEFSKHYILYFLFLGMTAGIFEEIGRYIGFRGFLKDRLDYQNGIAYGIGHGGIESVLIVGITYINNIVYSFLINAGILNLLLKGKVGAGVVGTIKSALINTPDSAFLLAGFERVFTMAIQIALSLLVLVAVKKRKLYYLILAILLHTIIDAPVAYMSLLKVNIFALEFVVLLWAVLSLVYIIKWKDIHRIQEN; this comes from the coding sequence TTGATATCTAATTTAAAAATTATCTTTATGTGCATTACACTTATTATTTCAGTGTTCTTTCCGTTTGTGCTAGCAGTAATTGTTTTAAAAAAGTACTCGGGAGTTTTAAAGTCAATATTAATAGGAGCGTTGATATTTTTCATTTCTCAGATTGTTCTGAGAATGCCTGTAATTCAGATTTTATCAAAACAAAATTACTTTATAGAATTTTCCAAACATTACATTTTATATTTTCTATTTTTAGGCATGACAGCTGGAATTTTTGAAGAGATTGGTAGATACATTGGTTTTAGAGGGTTTTTAAAAGATAGGCTTGACTATCAAAATGGTATTGCTTATGGAATTGGGCATGGGGGAATTGAGTCAGTTTTAATTGTTGGGATAACCTATATAAATAACATTGTGTATTCATTCTTAATCAATGCTGGAATTTTAAATTTGCTTCTAAAAGGTAAGGTTGGAGCTGGGGTAGTGGGTACTATAAAAAGTGCCCTGATAAATACGCCAGATTCGGCGTTTCTTCTTGCCGGCTTTGAAAGAGTCTTCACAATGGCTATTCAGATTGCGCTTTCACTTTTGGTTTTGGTAGCTGTTAAGAAAAGGAAGCTTTATTATCTTATTTTGGCGATATTGCTTCACACAATTATTGATGCACCGGTTGCATACATGTCATTACTGAAAGTTAATATATTTGCTCTTGAGTTTGTAGTTTTGCTATGGGCTGTTTTGAGCTTGGTCTACATTATAAAGTGGAAAGACATTCATAGAATACAAGAAAACTAA
- a CDS encoding GntR family transcriptional regulator — protein sequence MFIKIDFTSDIPIYEQIKNQIIEAVARGELQNDDSLPSIRDLASEIGVNMHTVAKAYNELKDMGLIAINKKHGAYIAVSKSYDKEFLNEIIEEVTPIVAKAICKGMNKYELIRLIETIFDGFGGKKDE from the coding sequence ATGTTTATAAAAATTGATTTTACCTCTGACATACCAATTTATGAGCAAATAAAGAACCAAATAATAGAGGCAGTAGCAAGAGGAGAACTTCAAAATGATGATAGTCTTCCTTCTATCCGAGACCTTGCAAGCGAAATTGGCGTCAACATGCACACAGTTGCAAAGGCATATAATGAGCTCAAAGACATGGGACTTATTGCTATTAACAAAAAGCATGGGGCTTATATTGCTGTGAGCAAAAGTTATGATAAAGAGTTTTTAAATGAGATAATAGAAGAAGTTACCCCAATTGTTGCAAAAGCCATTTGCAAGGGTATGAATAAGTATGAATTAATAAGGTTGATTGAAACTATTTTTGATGGTTTTGGGGGAAAGAAAGATGAGTGA
- a CDS encoding DUF1648 domain-containing protein yields MSEKLLIFILSFPAQIFLVLLCFFIPYFSREYILFGVNVPPTIKKSEVAKKFYKEYWRNFALTVLIPTLLFFYILFESTERVLIKYNILYPLFVIVLMTLNHYVIYRKVSQAKKKGNWQEEKKQIMVVHVKKDKKRGYPSRLWFLVPIGMFIGLLIITVVRYNQLPKIIPLHYNLKLEVDYIGPKSELIKPFSVMFGSMLLAQVLGYFVYELTKKGKMKLSIYFPEKSAEQNEKVKNYTAYFLIWILVLIEFMMGLVIFSMLDIINIQTMLVLLPVFLIFPLITLGYYLMKVFNINSERLNLILEEKISEKIIDRDDDKYWIAGMFYYNPDDPALFVERRVGGFGWDLNYAKPLGKFIGFLIIGILVAVVVVSLVLI; encoded by the coding sequence ATGAGTGAAAAGCTACTGATTTTTATCCTTTCTTTTCCTGCACAGATTTTTCTTGTTCTACTGTGTTTTTTTATTCCGTACTTTTCGAGAGAGTATATTTTGTTTGGGGTAAACGTTCCGCCTACTATTAAAAAAAGTGAAGTTGCAAAGAAATTTTATAAAGAATACTGGAGAAACTTTGCTCTAACAGTTTTAATTCCTACTTTGTTGTTTTTCTATATTCTTTTTGAAAGTACAGAGAGAGTTTTAATAAAATACAACATATTGTATCCACTGTTTGTCATTGTTTTAATGACACTCAATCACTATGTAATCTACAGAAAAGTTTCACAAGCTAAGAAAAAAGGTAATTGGCAAGAAGAAAAAAAGCAAATTATGGTTGTCCATGTTAAAAAGGATAAAAAAAGGGGATATCCGTCAAGGTTGTGGTTTTTAGTACCAATTGGTATGTTTATAGGTTTGTTAATAATAACTGTGGTGAGATACAACCAACTTCCTAAGATAATTCCACTTCATTACAACCTAAAGCTTGAAGTTGATTATATTGGGCCAAAGTCAGAACTTATAAAGCCTTTCAGTGTGATGTTTGGAAGTATGTTGTTAGCTCAGGTACTTGGATATTTTGTTTATGAGCTAACAAAAAAAGGTAAAATGAAACTGAGTATATATTTTCCTGAGAAATCTGCAGAGCAGAACGAGAAAGTAAAAAACTATACAGCGTACTTTTTGATTTGGATTTTAGTCTTAATAGAGTTTATGATGGGTTTGGTTATTTTTTCAATGCTTGACATCATAAATATTCAAACCATGTTAGTCTTACTTCCAGTGTTTCTCATATTTCCCTTAATAACATTAGGATATTATCTTATGAAAGTATTCAACATTAATTCTGAAAGATTAAATTTAATACTGGAAGAAAAAATATCCGAAAAAATAATTGACAGAGATGATGACAAATACTGGATTGCAGGGATGTTTTATTACAATCCTGACGACCCTGCCCTCTTTGTCGAAAGGCGGGTTGGGGGATTTGGCTGGGATTTAAACTACGCAAAGCCGCTTGGCAAGTTCATAGGGTTTTTAATAATTGGTATTTTGGTTGCAGTGGTAGTTGTGAGTTTGGTTTTGATTTGA
- a CDS encoding Rpn family recombination-promoting nuclease/putative transposase yields the protein MGNENKEKLPAKEHDSTFKLLFENPKDIYLLLSKIINYSWANEIRESSIEIKKTNYITKEFSQVEADVVAKAKLKDRDVYFYILIEKQSTVAKDMPERLLRYMISIWAEEIRNGVEKLPAIIPIVVYNGLDRRWEVSTDIIGAFDIFKNDIFKYKVVDIAQIDVKNYLQEEDVLTPVIFCLEQVRNDSNELVRRLQEIKQSLKKLSFNNIERFLLWSQHVIRPRLGNEQKKEYDKFVRKVRQEGVELMGEFVSNVARLLDETKTKEFLAGVQQGIQQGIQQGIQQERIETAKRMIQLGISYEVISKATNLSIEEIEKIAREQIN from the coding sequence ATGGGCAATGAAAACAAGGAAAAACTTCCTGCAAAAGAGCATGATTCTACTTTTAAACTTCTTTTTGAAAATCCTAAGGATATTTATCTTTTGTTGAGCAAAATCATAAACTATAGTTGGGCGAACGAAATACGTGAAAGCTCAATTGAAATAAAAAAGACAAATTACATTACAAAGGAATTTTCGCAAGTAGAGGCAGATGTTGTTGCAAAAGCAAAGTTGAAAGACCGAGATGTATATTTTTATATATTGATAGAAAAGCAATCAACAGTAGCAAAAGATATGCCAGAACGATTATTACGATATATGATTTCGATATGGGCAGAAGAAATAAGAAATGGTGTTGAAAAACTGCCGGCTATTATTCCTATTGTTGTTTATAATGGGCTTGATAGAAGGTGGGAAGTGTCTACCGATATAATTGGGGCATTTGATATTTTTAAAAATGATATTTTCAAGTACAAGGTTGTAGATATTGCTCAAATTGATGTCAAAAATTACTTGCAAGAGGAAGATGTTTTAACACCAGTAATTTTCTGTTTAGAACAGGTAAGAAATGACAGCAATGAATTAGTTCGCAGGTTACAAGAAATTAAACAAAGCTTAAAGAAGCTAAGTTTTAACAATATTGAGAGGTTTCTGCTATGGTCCCAGCATGTTATAAGACCAAGATTAGGGAATGAACAAAAGAAAGAATATGACAAGTTTGTAAGGAAGGTAAGACAGGAGGGGGTGGAGCTGATGGGTGAGTTTGTGTCAAATGTGGCAAGGCTTTTGGATGAGACAAAAACAAAAGAATTTTTGGCAGGCGTCCAACAAGGGATTCAACAAGGGATTCAACAAGGTATCCAGCAAGAGAGGATAGAGACAGCAAAAAGAATGATTCAGTTAGGAATTTCGTATGAGGTCATCTCTAAGGCAACGAACCTTAGTATTGAGGAGATTGAAAAAATAGCACGCGAGCAGATTAACTAA
- the thiS gene encoding sulfur carrier protein ThiS, with translation MIRVNDKEMEFCGNILELLLSLNLNPQVCAVLVNGEIVKKEMWENFLLKDGDYIEIVSFVGGG, from the coding sequence TTGATAAGGGTAAATGACAAAGAGATGGAGTTTTGCGGTAATATACTTGAGCTTTTGTTAAGTCTTAATTTAAATCCTCAAGTCTGTGCGGTTTTAGTAAATGGCGAGATTGTAAAAAAAGAAATGTGGGAAAACTTTTTGCTCAAAGACGGAGATTATATTGAAATTGTCAGCTTTGTTGGAGGCGGTTAA
- a CDS encoding thiazole synthase codes for MFEIGGKLLKSRLFVGTGKLPDYSLIEKMYYEAGVEVFAVAVRRIGPNTKHTRNVLEYIPNDAIIMVNTSGAQDHKEAVKIAMIGRELTNSNWVKVEIEKDTKYLFPDSIETLKACEILVKEGFKVFPYIYPDLNLAKELEQIGVEAVMPLGSPIGTNKGIGCEVLLKPIINEIKIPVIIDAGIGRPSHAAKAMEMGADAVLINTAIATSSDPLKMAVAFAKAVEAGRVAFEVGILKEYEYAQASSPLEDFISG; via the coding sequence ATGTTTGAGATAGGGGGCAAGCTCCTCAAATCAAGACTTTTTGTTGGCACAGGAAAGCTTCCTGACTACTCACTTATTGAAAAAATGTACTATGAGGCAGGGGTAGAAGTTTTTGCAGTAGCTGTAAGAAGGATTGGACCTAACACTAAGCATACCAGAAATGTTTTAGAATATATCCCTAATGATGCAATAATTATGGTAAATACTTCAGGTGCGCAGGACCACAAGGAAGCTGTAAAGATTGCAATGATAGGCAGAGAGCTTACAAATTCCAACTGGGTAAAAGTTGAGATTGAAAAGGACACAAAGTATCTTTTCCCGGACAGCATTGAGACTTTGAAAGCCTGTGAAATTCTTGTAAAAGAAGGGTTCAAAGTGTTTCCGTATATATACCCAGATTTAAATCTGGCAAAAGAACTTGAACAAATTGGTGTTGAGGCTGTCATGCCGCTTGGCTCACCAATTGGGACAAACAAAGGTATAGGTTGTGAAGTGCTTTTAAAACCAATTATAAACGAGATAAAAATCCCTGTGATAATTGATGCTGGGATAGGAAGACCATCTCATGCAGCAAAGGCTATGGAGATGGGAGCTGATGCTGTGCTTATCAACACAGCAATTGCAACATCTTCAGATCCGCTTAAGATGGCAGTGGCGTTTGCAAAGGCAGTTGAGGCAGGAAGGGTTGCTTTTGAGGTTGGAATTTTGAAAGAGTATGAGTACGCTCAGGCATCATCACCATTGGAGGATTTTATAAGTGGTTGA
- the thiH gene encoding 2-iminoacetate synthase ThiH: MASFLEEAEELFKEYKEYIPTHKEVCDILDKEFLSKEDLIKLLNVSNKEDILLMVKKAQKLTRENFGKVILLYAPLYIANYCQNGCVYCGFSCKKEYRREKLSFEGIENELRKMKEEGIDSVIILTGEDRINSSVEYIEKACEIAVNIMSEVSIEVYPLYEEEYRRLSNVGVIGITLYQETYQKEDYEKLHPFGPKKDFEFRLNAPERALKSGFHEACIGPLLGLSHPKKDVLCAILHAEYLLEKFPKTEISISFPRFRSAGTDFMPLYTVSDKEFIKFLIIARLYLPRVGIVLSTRENSSLRDALIDVCVTKISAGSKTTVGGYAEEKDEDSEAQFEVEDRRSVSEVVDVIIKKGLRPEFTNWVKGVKNI; the protein is encoded by the coding sequence ATGGCTAGTTTTTTAGAAGAGGCAGAAGAACTTTTTAAGGAGTATAAAGAATATATTCCTACTCACAAAGAAGTTTGCGATATTTTAGATAAAGAGTTTTTATCAAAAGAAGATTTGATAAAACTTTTGAATGTCAGCAATAAAGAAGATATACTGCTTATGGTAAAGAAAGCTCAAAAGCTTACACGCGAGAATTTTGGCAAAGTTATTCTTTTATATGCTCCGCTTTACATTGCAAATTACTGTCAAAACGGTTGTGTTTACTGTGGATTTTCATGCAAAAAAGAATACAGAAGAGAAAAACTAAGCTTTGAAGGGATTGAAAATGAACTTAGAAAAATGAAAGAAGAGGGTATTGACTCTGTTATAATTCTCACGGGTGAGGATAGGATTAACTCTTCGGTTGAGTATATTGAAAAAGCATGTGAAATTGCAGTCAATATTATGTCAGAGGTTTCAATTGAAGTATATCCACTCTATGAAGAAGAATACAGAAGACTCTCAAATGTTGGTGTTATTGGAATTACTTTGTATCAGGAGACATACCAAAAAGAAGACTATGAAAAATTACATCCATTTGGTCCCAAAAAAGACTTTGAATTTAGACTAAATGCACCTGAAAGGGCATTGAAAAGTGGTTTTCATGAGGCGTGTATTGGTCCACTTTTGGGACTTTCTCACCCTAAAAAAGATGTTTTATGTGCAATACTTCATGCAGAATACCTGCTTGAAAAGTTTCCAAAAACTGAGATTTCAATTTCATTCCCGAGGTTCAGAAGTGCTGGAACAGACTTTATGCCTTTGTACACCGTTTCAGACAAGGAGTTTATCAAATTTTTAATAATTGCTAGGCTATATCTTCCAAGAGTTGGTATTGTTTTGTCAACAAGAGAAAATTCTTCTCTTCGTGATGCGTTGATTGATGTTTGTGTAACCAAGATATCAGCAGGTTCTAAAACAACAGTTGGTGGGTATGCAGAAGAAAAAGATGAAGATTCTGAGGCTCAGTTTGAGGTAGAAGATAGAAGAAGTGTATCTGAGGTTGTAGATGTTATAATTAAAAAAGGACTTCGACCAGAGTTTACAAACTGGGTAAAGGGTGTGAAAAATATATGA
- the thiF gene encoding sulfur carrier protein ThiS adenylyltransferase ThiF, with protein MSLFELMLKNYFDEEMFEKLSKVRILIIGCGGLGSNIAVLLVRCGVKNLTIVDFDKVDISNLNRQNFFFYQTGEDKTSALKDILLKINPCINVKSVNMKVDESNIDNLISEHDIIVEAVDNELTKVLIFRKAHEHGKKVVMASGIAGFGDCENIKIKRGKNFSIVGDFVTSIKDKKPLAPKVVAVAAIQADEVLRMVSEFEFD; from the coding sequence ATGAGTTTATTTGAGCTTATGCTTAAAAACTACTTTGACGAGGAAATGTTTGAGAAGCTTTCAAAGGTCAGAATTCTTATAATTGGCTGTGGTGGACTTGGTTCTAACATTGCAGTGTTGCTGGTCAGATGCGGTGTCAAAAATCTTACAATAGTCGATTTTGACAAAGTGGACATTTCAAATCTCAACAGGCAAAACTTTTTCTTTTATCAAACAGGAGAGGATAAAACCTCTGCGCTCAAAGATATTCTTTTAAAGATAAATCCTTGTATAAATGTGAAGTCTGTGAACATGAAGGTTGACGAGTCTAACATAGATAACTTGATTTCAGAGCACGACATTATTGTTGAAGCTGTTGATAATGAACTTACCAAGGTTTTAATTTTCAGAAAGGCACATGAGCATGGGAAAAAAGTAGTTATGGCATCGGGGATTGCAGGTTTTGGCGACTGTGAGAATATCAAAATCAAACGTGGCAAGAACTTTTCCATTGTGGGGGACTTTGTAACGTCGATAAAAGATAAAAAACCTCTTGCTCCAAAAGTAGTTGCAGTTGCTGCAATACAGGCAGATGAGGTTTTGAGGATGGTGAGCGAATTTGAGTTTGACTAA
- the thiE gene encoding thiamine phosphate synthase, with the protein MSLTKEEKLKLFSTYTIYGMTAEKFSKGRSNIEVVKAMLGSGIKLIQYREKYKSLKEKYKECLEIRKLTEDYGALLIVNDNADLCQIVGADGVHLGQEDLPADEVRKILGDEYIIGVTTHKKEQVLKAKEDGADYVGLGPIFASFTKDNPHPPIGLEMVKWAAENSPLPFVAIGGIKEHNLKDVLANGARCICAVTEVVGADDIQKKIKSFFEILKEFGRS; encoded by the coding sequence TTGAGTTTGACTAAAGAGGAAAAATTAAAGTTATTTTCAACATATACCATCTATGGAATGACAGCTGAAAAGTTTTCAAAAGGAAGGTCTAATATCGAAGTTGTAAAAGCTATGCTTGGCAGCGGTATAAAGCTCATTCAGTATAGAGAAAAGTATAAATCTTTGAAAGAAAAATATAAAGAATGTCTTGAAATAAGAAAGCTTACAGAGGACTATGGAGCGCTTTTAATTGTTAACGATAATGCAGACCTTTGCCAGATTGTTGGTGCTGATGGTGTGCATTTAGGACAGGAAGATTTGCCAGCAGATGAAGTAAGAAAGATATTAGGCGATGAATATATAATTGGTGTTACAACACATAAAAAAGAACAGGTTTTAAAAGCTAAAGAAGATGGTGCTGACTATGTGGGGTTAGGGCCAATCTTTGCAAGTTTTACAAAAGACAATCCACATCCACCAATTGGGCTTGAAATGGTAAAATGGGCAGCTGAAAACTCACCATTGCCCTTTGTTGCAATAGGTGGGATTAAAGAGCACAATTTAAAAGATGTCTTGGCAAATGGTGCAAGATGCATCTGTGCTGTTACAGAGGTTGTAGGTGCAGATGATATTCAAAAGAAAATAAAAAGTTTTTTTGAAATTTTAAAAGAGTTTGGAAGGAGTTGA